The following proteins are co-located in the Phragmites australis chromosome 10, lpPhrAust1.1, whole genome shotgun sequence genome:
- the LOC133883589 gene encoding exopolygalacturonase-like has translation MSLPVAALLLLAMAMPLVEVTDAGSVFNVTDFGAVGDRKTDNSKAFLRAWMKACASPGRPAVVVPRGDYLLHPLVFRGPCRGYMEMHVAGVLRAPAGLDAFRGCQEWVHFTSIDGLLVTGGGTFDGRGATAWPLNECPRKPDCKFLPTSIKLGRVRNATITGVTSLDSKSFHVTVAGSQDVHIHRVSIRAPRDSPNTDGVHIQGSSNVRVTDSAVGTGDDCVSVGPGTSDVLVSGVSCGPGHGISVGSLGRYPGEEDVRRLRVANCTIAGTSNGVRIKTWRGGSRPTAVSGLVFEDIVMRMVRNPIIIDQEYCPYTSCHESEQRPSAVRISDVKFKNIRGVSATKVAVKLSCSEASPCRELELRDIDLRYVRRGVATQSRCAHVAGGVAGGTLVPPSCI, from the exons ATGTCGTTGCCCGTAGCTGCTCTGCTTCTTCTGGCCATGGCTATGCCGTTGGTAGAGGTCACTGATGCCGGCTCGGTCTTCAACGTCACGGATTTCGGCGCGGTTGGCGACCGGAAGACGGATAATTCCAAG GCTTTTCTGAGGGCATGGATGAAGGCGTGCGCGTCGCCAGGGAGGCCGGCCGTCGTCGTCCCCAGGGGCGACTAcctgctgcacccgctggtGTTCCGGGGCCCGTGCAGGGGCTACATGGAGATGCACGTCGCCGGCGTCCTCCGAGCGCCGGCCGGCCTGGACGCGTTCCGGGGCTGCCAGGAGTGGGTCCACTTCACCAGCATCGACGGGCTGCTGGTCACCGGCGGCGGCACGTTCGACGGCCGCGGCGCGACGGCGTGGCCGCTCAACGAGTGCCCCCGGAAACCAGACTGCAAGTTTCTCCCCACC TCCATCAAGCTCGGGCGCGTGAGGAACGCGACCATCACGGGCGTGACGTCGCTGGACAGCAAGTCCTTCCACGTCACCGTCGCCGGCAGCCAGGACGTGCACATCCACCGCGTCAGCATCCGGGCGCCGCGCGACAGCCCCAACACGGACGGAGTCCACATCCAGGGCTCATCCAACGTCCGCGTCACCGACTCGGCCGTTGGCACCGGCGACGACTGCGTCTCCGTCGGGCCCGGCACCTCCGACGTCCTCGTGTCCGGGGTGTCCTGCGGCCCCGGGCACGGCATCAGCGTGGGCAGCCTCGGCAGGTACCCTGGCGAGGAGGACGTGCGGCGGCTGCGCGTGGCCAACTGCACCATCGCCGGCACGTCCAACGGGGTGCGGATCAAGACGTGGCGCGGCGGCTCGCGGCCCACCGCCGTCTCCGGGCTCGTGTTCGAGGACATCGTCATGAGGATGGTCCGCAACCCcatcatcatcgaccaggagTACTGCCCCTACACCTCCTGCCATGAATCG GAGCAGCGGCCGTCGGCGGTGAGGATAAGCGACGTCAAGTTCAAGAACATCAGAGGCGTGTCGGCGACCAAGGTGGCGGTGAAGCTGTCGTGCAGCGAGGCAAGCCCGTGCCGGGAGCTGGAGCTCAGGGACATCGACCTGAGGTACGTCAGGCGCGGGGTGGCCACCCAGTCGCGGTGCGCGCACGTCGCCGGCGGTGTGGCCGGAGGCACGCTGGTCCCTCCCTCTTGCATATGA